In a genomic window of Amycolatopsis japonica:
- a CDS encoding beta strand repeat-containing protein codes for MQSWAKRGLQTALVTGGLLMLGTGIASADEQVNPDTPASPLDANVTVPVEIDNNAVGTPLGQADLPGYKGEISTKAVTKPVSDALDSASSPGGSTDGIGGGLPSLSGKNAAVPAPLAAKDSARQITGGPTGGGFTTTDDILKGNKVVGDVVVPIQIVDNAIGVIGDAEVEGGTHDQTWAHNQDIETTGEDSSLAGNVVSLDWALPVQIAGNGGGLAGGTGRVVGGSASQSTTETGNITTDGEGSALSGNVLAGQFATPVQVTGNAASWIIGNANSSGYEAETEATSGGWVETDGDDSALGGNVGAVPIALPVKVNDNAAAAWGSLANSNSSSSADATAGDTTPGWSNVPSYVQTSGEDSAVAGNAIVPQTADVANVGGVAASWIGLANTGTEGGTSQSSTVDAGGFVSSEGEGSAGGGNIVDPAVAAPVEVTCIAGTYIGSANVASCENTVDANAGNGTHTTGDDSTLAGNVVNTQAALAPEVFGVAGSHIGQATAEASETKTVTAGAYDGTTGNDSSGSGNIVQVPAAVPAEVFGVGGSFIGQSTASAEETKVVSGGGGGNTADDNGFLSSNLGTVPVSLPVQAFGIGGAFIGQGHGGADGDTTSNAGGDVHATGDGGAGSGNLVYGPVSLPVQAHNFAAVLGGIASGKGTNLTDSNAGGDATANGEEGALAGNIVQTPIGGAVPVTGHGIAGAGIAEGESVSDVLSEAGGDATTNGDAGAVSGNIIGAQALPIVPVTHDAVAAAGLADANGANTVDALSGGDVETSGLDGSLSGNILDIPAAVDPEVFGDAIAAAGGVAETEADSMITGQAGGDSITDGSGEALSGFNFHHPLVFVIPLNELEIPILAIADENSTDSTVINEEEYTRAFTDSVGSEMPIDALPALPFGSVPSLNGAGALPTTPEIGGARADGPQVATLPVQVAGLTALKQLGAIPTQLPKSDLPELPGTPALPGVPALPKTPGLPGDAARADAPKVAQLPTLPALSNGLPAAGNLPVQLPTAGTLPTAGNLPVQLPTAGALPTAGALPVQLPTTGTLPAVNSTPAMPTAQVPALAGVDSSPLSMFQRFIGTLTGKKFHTM; via the coding sequence ATGCAATCCTGGGCAAAGCGCGGACTCCAGACCGCGTTGGTCACGGGTGGGCTGTTGATGCTGGGTACCGGCATCGCTTCGGCTGACGAACAGGTCAACCCCGACACCCCGGCCTCCCCGCTCGACGCGAACGTCACCGTTCCGGTCGAGATCGACAACAACGCCGTCGGCACGCCTCTCGGCCAGGCCGACCTCCCCGGCTACAAGGGCGAGATCAGCACGAAGGCCGTCACCAAGCCCGTCTCGGACGCGCTGGACTCGGCTTCGTCGCCCGGCGGCAGCACCGACGGTATCGGTGGAGGGCTCCCCAGCCTTTCCGGCAAGAACGCCGCGGTCCCGGCGCCGCTGGCCGCGAAGGACTCGGCCCGCCAGATCACCGGCGGCCCGACCGGCGGTGGGTTCACCACCACGGACGACATCCTCAAGGGCAACAAGGTCGTCGGTGACGTCGTCGTCCCGATCCAGATCGTCGACAACGCCATCGGCGTGATCGGCGACGCCGAGGTCGAGGGTGGCACGCACGACCAGACCTGGGCGCACAACCAGGACATCGAGACCACCGGTGAGGACTCCAGCCTCGCCGGGAACGTCGTGTCCCTCGACTGGGCGCTGCCCGTGCAGATCGCCGGCAACGGCGGCGGGCTCGCCGGCGGCACCGGCCGCGTGGTCGGCGGCTCCGCCAGCCAGAGCACCACCGAGACCGGCAACATCACCACCGACGGCGAGGGCTCCGCCCTGTCCGGCAACGTGCTGGCCGGCCAGTTCGCCACCCCGGTCCAGGTCACCGGCAACGCCGCCTCCTGGATCATCGGCAACGCCAACAGCTCCGGCTACGAGGCCGAGACCGAAGCCACCTCCGGCGGCTGGGTCGAGACCGACGGTGACGACTCCGCCCTCGGCGGCAACGTCGGCGCGGTGCCGATCGCCCTCCCGGTGAAGGTGAACGACAACGCGGCCGCCGCGTGGGGTTCGCTCGCGAACTCCAACAGCAGCTCGTCGGCGGACGCCACCGCCGGTGACACCACGCCCGGCTGGAGCAACGTCCCCAGCTACGTGCAGACCTCCGGCGAGGACTCGGCCGTCGCGGGTAACGCGATCGTGCCGCAGACCGCGGACGTCGCGAACGTCGGCGGCGTGGCCGCCAGCTGGATCGGCCTCGCGAACACCGGCACGGAAGGCGGGACCAGCCAGTCCAGCACCGTCGACGCCGGTGGGTTCGTCAGCAGCGAGGGCGAAGGCTCCGCCGGTGGCGGCAACATCGTCGACCCGGCCGTGGCCGCTCCCGTCGAGGTGACCTGCATCGCGGGCACCTACATCGGCAGCGCCAACGTCGCTTCGTGCGAGAACACCGTCGACGCGAACGCCGGCAACGGCACCCACACCACGGGTGACGACTCCACCCTGGCGGGCAACGTCGTCAACACCCAGGCCGCGCTGGCCCCCGAGGTGTTCGGCGTCGCCGGCTCGCACATCGGACAGGCGACCGCCGAGGCGTCCGAGACGAAGACCGTGACCGCGGGTGCGTACGACGGCACCACGGGCAACGACTCGTCCGGCTCGGGCAACATCGTCCAGGTCCCGGCCGCCGTTCCGGCCGAGGTCTTCGGCGTCGGTGGCTCGTTCATCGGTCAGAGCACCGCCTCGGCCGAAGAGACCAAGGTCGTCTCCGGTGGCGGCGGCGGGAACACCGCCGACGACAACGGCTTCCTCAGCTCCAACCTGGGCACCGTGCCGGTTTCGCTGCCGGTGCAGGCGTTCGGGATCGGTGGCGCGTTCATCGGCCAGGGCCACGGCGGCGCCGACGGCGACACCACCTCCAACGCGGGTGGCGACGTCCACGCGACCGGTGACGGTGGCGCGGGCTCGGGCAACCTGGTCTACGGCCCGGTCTCCCTGCCGGTCCAGGCGCACAACTTCGCCGCGGTGCTCGGCGGGATCGCGTCGGGCAAGGGCACGAACCTCACCGACTCGAACGCGGGCGGCGACGCCACCGCGAACGGTGAAGAAGGCGCCCTGGCGGGCAACATCGTCCAGACGCCGATCGGTGGCGCTGTCCCGGTGACCGGGCACGGCATCGCCGGTGCGGGCATCGCCGAGGGCGAGAGCGTCAGCGACGTCCTTTCGGAGGCGGGCGGCGACGCCACCACCAACGGTGACGCGGGCGCGGTTTCGGGCAACATCATCGGCGCGCAGGCGCTGCCGATCGTGCCGGTCACCCACGACGCGGTCGCGGCCGCCGGTCTGGCCGACGCCAACGGCGCCAACACCGTCGACGCCCTTTCGGGCGGGGACGTGGAGACCTCCGGTCTCGACGGATCGCTCTCGGGCAACATCCTCGACATCCCGGCCGCGGTCGACCCCGAGGTGTTCGGCGACGCGATCGCCGCCGCCGGTGGCGTCGCGGAGACGGAAGCCGACAGCATGATCACCGGCCAGGCCGGTGGCGACAGCATCACCGACGGCAGCGGAGAGGCCCTCTCGGGCTTCAACTTCCACCACCCGCTGGTCTTCGTGATCCCGCTGAACGAGCTCGAAATCCCGATCCTGGCGATCGCGGACGAGAACTCGACCGACTCCACCGTGATCAACGAGGAGGAGTACACCCGCGCCTTCACCGACTCGGTCGGTTCGGAGATGCCGATCGACGCGCTGCCCGCGCTGCCGTTCGGTTCGGTGCCGTCGCTGAACGGTGCCGGCGCCCTGCCGACCACCCCGGAGATCGGTGGCGCCCGCGCCGACGGTCCCCAGGTGGCGACCCTCCCGGTGCAGGTGGCCGGCCTGACCGCGCTGAAGCAGCTGGGTGCCATCCCGACGCAGCTGCCGAAGTCGGACCTGCCCGAGCTGCCCGGCACCCCGGCCCTGCCCGGTGTCCCGGCCCTGCCGAAGACCCCGGGTCTGCCCGGTGACGCCGCTCGTGCGGACGCCCCCAAGGTCGCGCAGCTGCCGACCCTCCCGGCGCTGAGCAACGGGCTGCCCGCCGCGGGCAACCTGCCGGTGCAGCTCCCGACCGCGGGCACCCTGCCCACCGCCGGCAACCTGCCGGTGCAGCTCCCCACGGCCGGCGCCCTGCCGACCGCGGGCGCGCTGCCGGTGCAGCTGCCCACCACGGGCACCCTGCCCGCGGTGAACAGCACCCCGGCGATGCCGACCGCGCAGGTCCCGGCTCTGGCGGGCGTCGACTCGTCGCCGCTGAGCATGTTCCAGCGCTTCATCGGCACCCTGACCGGCAAGAAGTTCCACACCATGTGA